The following nucleotide sequence is from Pochonia chlamydosporia 170 chromosome 4, whole genome shotgun sequence.
AAGGCGATGCATATCCCTGATAAAGCCCAAATCTTCCTTATAACGGCTCGTCTCGCATATCGTTACGCGCCACTCTTCGATGGCCTCAAGGATCTTGGCCTGAACTCTCGTTGGGCGCATGGGAGGGCGCTCCGGGAACCTGCGAACCAGCTCATTCAGAAACTCTTTAGTGCTAATCTGTAGCTGAAAGGGATAGCCGCAGTTCTTGACGCATATGTCGAGGAGGCTGAGAGCAAGCAGCGCCACGTTCGGATTCCGATGGTTGATATAGCTAACAATCATGGTAGCTGCCTCGCGCGGGGCAGAACCCTTCTTGCTGTTGATTAAATCGGCGATTTCCAGACTCAAAGCAAGGTTTGGCTCGTAGTTCTCGGGACTGCAAGCGCCTTGAATGAAGCGCTGGAGCTGGGAGGGGGCATGACCGAACTCGCTCCAGCGATCCCGGGCGGCCGCCCTTGCAGAAGCAGCCTCCATTGTGTCTTGTGCTCTGGAAGATGGTGAGCTGTCGAGTTTGGTTTGGGCTGCGGGAAATACACCGTAAATCGACGTAGCAATAGACAATGGGGCGTGCTTCGTGGCAGCAGGATCGTGGTTCCAGCTTACCAGTGAAAAGAAGGTAACAAACGGCTGGACAAGGCGGAGTATGATGACTGACGGGGAGGCAGGCAGCTAGTTGTTGAGCGTCATATGATGTCGACAGCGATGGGAGGGGGAACAATGGAGCAAAGCAATTCGTCGTCACTTAAGATTCCCTCATGGCTGCCGACAAAACGGTTTCGAAAGAACCAGAGGCGTAAGGCACCAGCTTGAGGTTGAAAGCGCTAGGCACAGGAGACGGGCAGGTTAAAGAGGGGAGGCTAGGATTAGACCAGACGGATGATTGACGacaggatggatggatggtaTGGATTGGATGGTGGAGATGCTCAGGCGCAGGCGCGGGTCCAATCTAGGTCCAGCCACGAGTCTGGTCGGTCAACCAAGACTAAAAAGCCAAAAGCGAAAactccaagcaccagacttgacttgatgtaTTTCCTGCCGCATAGCCCCGCCCCCACCAGAgttgggtctggttcatcTTTTTTTAATTTTGACCATATCAATCATCCAACCAAGTTTCTGGTCCCCTCAGCTTCGTCAAACGAACCAGCCCGATTACCAAGACACCCAAAGTAGCTGACTGATTAACAACGACCTCATCGCCTCTTGAAAGCAAATGGTTCGACACAAGAAAGACTTTGCCGCCAGAGGCAAAAAAGGTGGCCGTGGCGGTGGCCATGGAGGCGGCAGCTCTCGACATCCCCGCCAACAAGACGACTCAGAGAGCGAAACAACACGCCCTGCGTTCAAGGCAGCATGCTGGGACCTCGGCCATTGCGATCCCAAACGATGCTCAGGGAAAAAGCTCATGAAGCTAGGAATGATGCGCGACCTTCACATGGGACAACGACACAacggcgtcatcatcacaccCAACGGTCGACAGGTCGTCTCCCCCGCCGATCGCGACCTCATGGACCAGTATGGCGCTGCCGTCGTTGAGTGCTCTTGGGCTCGTACCCAAGAAGTTCAGTGGAGTAAGGTTGGAGGAAAGTGCGAAAGACTATTACCCTATCTCGTTGCCGCGAATACCGTGAATTATGGCAAGCCGTGGCGATTGAACTGCGTCGAAGCCCTTGCAGCGGCCTTTTACATTTGCGGACACCCCGACTGGGCGGAGCAGATCCTGGGCCCCTTTTCATATGGCGAGTCTTTCTTGGATATAAATTCGAGCATTCTCAAACGATATGCTGCCtgtcaagatgctgctgagGTGAAACAGACTGAGGCAGAATGGATGGAGAGACTGGAGCGAGAATACGCCGAGAGTAGGGAGCAAGGTGACGGCGACATGTGGACAACCGGTAATACTAATCACAGGGCGATGCCCTCATcagatgaggaagaggacgaagggGACGAAAGCGACGGCAGGtcagatgatgaaggcagTGTGGACGGCATATACCTTGGGAAGAAACCGCTAGATCCTAAGCCTGGTGAAATCCCCAAAACAATAGAGGACGCACAAGCGAGGCGAGACAAAGATCCATTTGATATCACAGACGacagcgatgacgacgcCGCCATGGAGGAAATCCGGCGCAAGGTCCTCGCGTCCAAGACCTTTTCGAATCCAAATCCCGAGAccgaggagaagaaaaaacCAGCTTCAATACCACGACCACAACAACGGCAGCAGTACCAAGTCGATCTTGATGCGCAGCCAGATTCAGATAATGAGAGGAGTGATGATAATTATGACGACAGTGATCctggggaggaggatgatgagtttgataATATCATTGAGGCTACGCCCGTGACTGACAAGATCGGGCTGGCAAAGCTTGAAAAGGAAAGGAGGCTGGCTACTACAACTACCAAGAGCTTCTCGTCAAATTCGGTATCGGCACCGAGTAGGTGGTAGATATTGGCTAAGAGAAATGGAAACAATGAAAGACAATTGCAGCACTGTTCCTTCACAAGATATGTTGCGTGTGTGGCAATTGTAAATCGTTGCCAATATGTACAATCTCTTCGTGTGTACTTCATTGAGAAGAGACAATTATAATACATTATATTTGTTGAGGCCAttcatggccttggccgcTTCAACCCAGTGTTGTGTTGTACATGGTAAATGCTTTTATGTGATGGTACAGATGCAGCCACCCCTTTCGCTATATCCTGACATCGATATCTACTTCTATACTTGCTGATTTCTTCATAATTCTCGCTTCTCTTTAACCTCCTCATACGCCTGGATCTGATCGTCGACTTGGAAATCTTCAAAGCCGTCTAGACCGATGCCGCATTCAGTGCCTTTGCTCATCTCCGACACGTCCTTCTTGACGTGCTTCAGAGTGTCGATTTTGCCTGCAAACGGGGGCCTTGATTAGCTCACCTTCGAGACATTGCGGAACACATTAACGGAATGCAAGGACTATAAAAGCTTACCATCAAAGACGACCTTGCCCTTTCGCAGTACTTTGACCATGGACGACTTCTTGACTGATCCATTTCGGACTCGACACCCGGCGATATTCTTGAAGACTCTCTTCTTTATGTTGATGGGGAATACCTGGAGAATGTCCGCCTCTCCAGTGACACGGTGGGTGACCTTCATAGGTAGTAGCTCTGAAAGGGCTGCCTTGGCGTCATCCACAACGTGGTAAATGACATTATGGTCCAAAattttgactttggcttcttctgccCGCTGCTTGATATGGGGCAAGATGGAAacgttgaagttgacaaTTACGCTATTTGAAGCCGCCGCATGGTCAATATCGTATTCTGAAATTTGACCGGCTGCTGACCTAAGGATCTTGGGTCGTACTTCATTGTTGCCCAGTTCCAGGATGCTGCCACAGACGGCCTCGACTGAGCCGACGACATCGGCCTTTACTGTGAAATTCTGGTACAGGATACCAGGCTCCGACGGAACATCAGCagctccttcttctccagagGCAGCTTCGGCAAGGGATTCTGCTGCAGCTTTCTCCCTTTGCCGCTGTTCTTGCTCAGCTAGCTGCACTGAGCTCTGCTCACGCTCTGCCATTTCTAACCGGTACTCAACAGCcgtctttgccttgccttcGTCTGGAGCCTGCAAGACCTGCTCCCCGGCATCTGGCAATTCTCGCCAACCCAATACTTCAACGGGAGTACCTGGTGGTGCTTCTGATAGCTCAGTCCCGGCTTCGTTGCGAAGGGCTCGAACCCTGGCCCATGTTTTGCCCGCAACAATGAAGTCTCCTAGGCGGAGTGTTCCACGCTTCACTAGAACCGTTGCTGCCTTGCCGTTCTGTTTCACACTGGACTCGAGAATCCAGCCCTCTGCCATATTGTCTGATTCTGCGCGTACGTCGAGGATCTCCGAGAGCGTAATGATATTTTCCTCCAGATCAGGCATGCCTTGACCGGTTTTACCACTCACGCAAACAACTTGTACGTCTCCACCGTAATCTTCAATTTCGACCCCATGCCGAGCAAGATCCGCCTTTACTTGGTCAACTCGGGCGTCCTCTTTATCAATCTTGTTGATCGCCACGATGATGGGCACCTTGGCAGCTGTGGCATGCTTCAAGGCTTCGATAGTCTGTGGCATGACACTGTCATCAGCAGCAACTACCAAGACAACAATATCGGTAACGTTGGCTCCTCTCTGACGCATGGAGAGAAAGGCAGCGTGTCCTGGTGTGTCCAAGAAGGTAATTTGTTTGCCAGTGGACATCTTGACAACAAAGGCGCCGATGTGCTGTGTGATCCCGCCATGTTCTTGAGCAGCAACAGATGATTTCCGTAACCAGTCCAACAGTGTCGTCTTCCCGTGATCAACGTGACCCATGATAGTGACCACTGGAGGGCGGCTTGGAAGTGAGGACACATCATCTGGAATTGGGCGAGGTTTTAAATCGCGTTGCGAACCAGTGTCGACCGTAGGATCGAAGCCGTACTCCATGGAGATGAGCGCAGCGGTTTCACCCGTCATGATGGTATCAGGCGTCACATTCTCAAAGCCCATctcttccatgtccattaAGAACTGATCTGGGCGCTGCTTCAAAGCCTGGGCCAAGTTTGACGCGCTGATGTACTCGGGAAGAAAGATCGTGATAGCTTGAGCCTCTTCCTGAAGCTTGTTGTCTTTGCGTGcctccttctctgcctttCGACGCTGTTTTTGTTCCCATCGATGTGTCGACTCATCGtcccaatcctcctccaatTCAGCCCGGCGCCCTCTTGCAGTTTTTCTCGTTTTCTTGCTTGGTCGATCATTCGAAGTTGGTTCGTCTTCAAGGTCAAAGCGCGATTTCCTCCTCTCCTTTTCCCTGGCCTTTTCCTGTGGTGGATGCCCAACGGTCTGATTGTGCCCtgcgccatcttcaactcttcTATCTGGAGCACCAGCCGTGACTGCTCCTCGTCGACCCCTGCCCTTCTCTTCTGTAATTCCAGCGACTCTCGTGTCTAGCTCTCCCCAAAAGTCTTGTTCCGATGCAACCTCGGGCTCATTAACTTTGGCTTTAGCTGAACCACCGATATTTGCGGGCTTTGGCCTCTGATGTGgttttccttttgttttgttcGCCCTTGTGATCTCCGACCACAAGGTGGACTCATTACCATGGTTATGGCCATGCGTAGGAGCCTGCTGTTTCCGGTGGCTAAAGGCGCCCCATCCGATTTGTCTTGGAGCACCACCCGGAGGATGCTTCGATGATTCAGCAGTGGAAGCATTGCGTTGATCTATACGGACGCTGGCGGAAGATGTGCTCGAGCGAGCAGAGCCAGTACTTGAGTCCTCTGGCGAAAGGCCCGTCGTCTGGGTTTTACTTTGCGCCTCTTGACCAGCCGTGGACCAGGACTCAGGTGTTGGAGGCGGTTTCGGTTCGCGCATCGTTTTAAACACATCGGCGAGAACGgattttgactttttgaCTTGTGCCTCGTGGGTACCGTGATTTCGGTTTCTGGTCTTGACGCGGGTAGTGTCCGAGACGGTGGGCTTGCTCGTTTCGCGATTCGCTCTGTTGGCATTTCTGTTCGGAGTGGTTTTGGTCCCTTTCATGCGGTTCCGGGCCTCTATCTCGTGAGGCAACAAGCTTTCATTCGTagagctgttgctgctctGCGTAATTGAAGTTTTGCTGGTAGCAAACGAACCCCACGATTTTCTTGCGGCGCCAGAGAAGGCTCCGGGAAAGCCTTTATCGAGCGGTGCGCCTCCATTGGTATTTGAGTCGCGCAAAGCAGACGTCGTGCAGAGTCCTCGTGAAGTAGAGGTCCATACTGTCTTCTGGATGCGGGAGGTACTCAGCGACAGCTGGACTCGACAATTTGTACAAACAAactggtggccatggccctgGTGGTTGCCGCGAGGATAGATTAGCTTCTATCAGACATTGTATGGAAGGTTGAAAAGGGAGAGCACACTACCTTCCAGGCTCGGGCTCTTAACATTGCCGTTGTACAGGCCAGACGGGGGAACTGCGGCCTGCCTCAATCATTtatgttgacatggagcaacaATTAACGATGGAAGATGCTGCATCGGGTGAGGTCGACTGGTCGACTGTTCTCGTTTGCCAGGTGGAGCTTACTTTCTCTGGGCCTTGATTTTTGGGAACAGGGAGCTTGTCGACAGCACagtgtggtctggtcgggtCTGGTCTCAATCGGGACAGGGATTGTCCGCCCAGCTCAGCTttcttggaggcatcaaTATATTACATAGAGAGTATGGGCCTGCCAATGATGGCTAGGTCAATTCGAAAATCTCTGGATGAAGAATTACATTGTACATGATTTCCTATTATCAATTGCTTGCATTTCGCAAATTTCACCAGACTGTAAGAAGAGCTGTTCCTTCAAGAGCCGAATGTGCCGACTTTACAAACAATTTTTATGCTGATGACGTGGGGCCGAACTCTCAGGTACCACCAACAGAGAACCTCGCTCCTGTCAAGTTGGAAGTCAACACGGCAGTCGCTATATACTATTTTGcgccaaccaccacaacagACCACACAAAATAACACCAGACTCTGTCATCAGCGCCCCCTTTCTTCCTATTCTCCCCTGGTAGCACCTCCGTCATGGCTCCCACAAAGCGGGCTGGGAAAGCCAAGTCTTCAAAATCTGACGGTCCCAATGGATTGCCGCCAGCTCCGTTTAAGCAACCTCCTGACGTGCTCAAACCATTCATTGATGGCCTGTCGGAGAAGCATGTGTACATTACGCATATCGATTCCAAGCCTGCTTCTTTCAAGCGCAAGATATTCTTGGTTCCGGTTGCCATGAATGTCGCCGTCTCAATACTCTTCGTATGGCGCATGTATGCCATCCTGCCTTGGTACTGGAAAATCGTACAGTCTGGCTTTGGTTATTCCAATGAGACGACATTCCCCATTGGGAACTCTTCGTGGCAAGACTTCGTCTGGGAGGTGCTTCAGCGTGGCATCACCATGTTTATAGACTTTGTCTTGTTCGTATTTGTCTGGCCGTGGCCCGTGGAATTCACTGCTGGCCAAGTTCATGGCAATCCCATGAATTGGAGACGCAAGGTTGGCTTTCAAGACAAGGAGATTTACGTCCGACGCAGCCGCGACTGGGACCGGGTTCTGGGTGATATTTTCAAAGACGACGACTCCAAAAAGATTCTATTGGCTTACGTTAATGCGGCCACATCGCCAATCTTGCAAGAGCAAAAGACGGGCTACTTGCTGATGAACGGCCAGTGGGATCTCGACTGGGACTCCATGGTCCACGCTCACGCCTTGGTTGACAACAAGAATGTGGCGCTGGAGGCATTCAAGAGTGTTGTGCTGGTGTACCACAAGGATTTCGGATGGCTTTGTTATGACTTGAAGGCTAGTATTGCTGCCGAGGGAGACGAGAAGCGCAGGCAGGTTTTTGCCTTCCGGAATGCCCTCACTTCCATGGGCAAAGAAGACTTGTTCTACCGATGGGTGGAGATGGTGCAGTTTGACGCAACTCAGCCTGGAGGCTTTGGCCCAGAGCAGCAGGAGACCACGGCCAAGAAGATACGTGAAATGTTTGAAGAGGCTGGTGTCGACTTTGACGGTTTGTGGAAGGACGCAGTGGGCGAGGCGGCGATATAAATCGTGCACGACTCTACAAAGTGACGCGAATTTCCATGGATAATACTCTTGTACAATAGCAGTGGAgagggcttcttcttctccgtcttttCTTTTGAAATAGAAAGAAATAGAATGTGGTCAACTAGAACTTGTCAAGAATAAAGTGCAAAAGCTCAAAGTACTGTCTCGTTGTGTGAAGGGGTTTAGCACAGGGTTAGGGTTGGAGATTTGTATTTGTAGCAACAGCGTCCCCAGACAGCTAACACAGAACAATCCGTCCGTGCATCATGCTTGATATGTTGATTGTGAGTTAGGAGCAGTTGAGATGCTGGGGATGTATCAAAAAAATTCAACAGATCGGACTAAGGATGGGACACTCAAGCTTAACTTCAAAGTAAGTTTCGTGCCTTGCAACACATTCCTGTTGTGTTTTTAACCAAGTTGTATGGTATGTGTCCAGGGCCGAGGCCGCCAACCATGGGTAACTGAAAATGGAATGGAGACTTGAGccgtacttaagtaccttTGCATACAGTTTGGAGTCGAACATGCAAATACAAACCATACTGGTTTATTGCACATATGCTCCGGGACATTTCTGTCAATGTCTCGGGGGCTACATGCGAGTTATGTTCAACAGAGAGTGTCACGTCACGCTACCACAGAGCTTGCCCGCATTACCATGGATGCGCATTTCGTAGAAATGAATCGACCCCCAATTTGGACCAATGTCTTTAAATGGAGCACTTAACGCTTATGTGAATTTGGAGAAAGGCAACGTTGAAGGTTAAGGGTTAAGCGATGCAAGTCCAAAGTCGTCGTCAGCATTGCTGCACGTCAGCAAAAGTAGAAATGGCCGGTGAGAGCAGCGGGATTGCTCGAGTCCACCGCTCGAGATATCAGAGACGGACAAGTTCACGACACAAAACGACGTAGAATGATATCACTAGCAGCCAAAAGTTTTAATGTTCAGACAGGGGGAGGTCAGCATCAAAGTTCTCAGTCAATtatgttgacatggacataTGCACGTCTGGTATCTGGAATTTTGGTCCATGCCGCCTCACTCCCGAGAGCCGGCcgctccatgtcaagtcaccTTGCATgttgatcaattgattgtCTGGCCctgaatgtctggtgcacGTCTGGTGCCTCGAGCCCTATTGGACCCTGTAACCCTTGAGCCGGTCAGTG
It contains:
- a CDS encoding RLI domain-containing protein (similar to Metarhizium acridum CQMa 102 XP_007811035.1), giving the protein MVRHKKDFAARGKKGGRGGGHGGGSSRHPRQQDDSESETTRPAFKAACWDLGHCDPKRCSGKKLMKLGMMRDLHMGQRHNGVIITPNGRQVVSPADRDLMDQYGAAVVECSWARTQEVQWSKVGGKCERLLPYLVAANTVNYGKPWRLNCVEALAAAFYICGHPDWAEQILGPFSYGESFLDINSSILKRYAACQDAAEVKQTEAEWMERLEREYAESREQGDGDMWTTGNTNHRAMPSSDEEEDEGDESDGRSDDEGSVDGIYLGKKPLDPKPGEIPKTIEDAQARRDKDPFDITDDSDDDAAMEEIRRKVLASKTFSNPNPETEEKKKPASIPRPQQRQQYQVDLDAQPDSDNERSDDNYDDSDPGEEDDEFDNIIEATPVTDKIGLAKLEKERRLATTTTKSFSSNSVSAPSRW
- a CDS encoding mitochondrial translation initiation factor (similar to Neosartorya fischeri NRRL 181 XP_001265014.1); translated protein: MKGTKTTPNRNANRANRETSKPTVSDTTRVKTRNRNHGTHEAQVKKSKSVLADVFKTMREPKPPPTPESWSTAGQEAQSKTQTTGLSPEDSSTGSARSSTSSASVRIDQRNASTAESSKHPPGGAPRQIGWGAFSHRKQQAPTHGHNHGNESTLWSEITRANKTKGKPHQRPKPANIGGSAKAKVNEPEVASEQDFWGELDTRVAGITEEKGRGRRGAVTAGAPDRRVEDGAGHNQTVGHPPQEKAREKERRKSRFDLEDEPTSNDRPSKKTRKTARGRRAELEEDWDDESTHRWEQKQRRKAEKEARKDNKLQEEAQAITIFLPEYISASNLAQALKQRPDQFLMDMEEMGFENVTPDTIMTGETAALISMEYGFDPTVDTGSQRDLKPRPIPDDVSSLPSRPPVVTIMGHVDHGKTTLLDWLRKSSVAAQEHGGITQHIGAFVVKMSTGKQITFLDTPGHAAFLSMRQRGANVTDIVVLVVAADDSVMPQTIEALKHATAAKVPIIVAINKIDKEDARVDQVKADLARHGVEIEDYGGDVQVVCVSGKTGQGMPDLEENIITLSEILDVRAESDNMAEGWILESSVKQNGKAATVLVKRGTLRLGDFIVAGKTWARVRALRNEAGTELSEAPPGTPVEVLGWRELPDAGEQVLQAPDEGKAKTAVEYRLEMAEREQSSVQLAEQEQRQREKAAAESLAEAASGEEGAADVPSEPGILYQNFTVKADVVGSVEAVCGSILELGNNEVRPKILRSAAGQISEYDIDHAAASNSVIVNFNVSILPHIKQRAEEAKVKILDHNVIYHVVDDAKAALSELLPMKVTHRVTGEADILQVFPINIKKRVFKNIAGCRVRNGSVKKSSMVKVLRKGKVVFDGKIDTLKHVKKDVSEMSKGTECGIGLDGFEDFQVDDQIQAYEEVKEKREL